The following coding sequences lie in one Nitrospiraceae bacterium genomic window:
- the rpsK gene encoding 30S ribosomal protein S11 — translation MAQRKKGGKKEKKHVSAGSAHIQATFNNTIVSITDSSGNVIAWSTAGSLGFKGSRKGTPYAAQIAADTAAKKAMDMGLKQVDVFVKGPGAGRESAIRALQGAGLEINLIKDVTPVPHNGCKPPKRRRV, via the coding sequence ATGGCTCAGAGGAAAAAGGGCGGGAAAAAAGAGAAAAAACATGTAAGTGCTGGTTCAGCACACATACAGGCGACTTTCAATAATACGATAGTATCAATAACAGACTCTAGCGGAAATGTTATTGCATGGTCTACAGCAGGTAGCTTAGGATTTAAGGGATCTAGAAAAGGAACTCCTTATGCTGCACAGATTGCAGCTGACACTGCTGCAAAAAAAGCTATGGACATGGGATTGAAGCAGGTCGATGTTTTTGTGAAAGGACCGGGAGCAGGGAGAGAATCAGCGATCAGGGCTTTGCAAGGAGCAGGGCTCGAGATTAATCTTATAAAAGACGTTACACCAGTTCCACATAACGGGTGTAAGCCTCCGAAGAGAAGGAGAGTTTAA
- the map gene encoding type I methionyl aminopeptidase — MIIIKTAEEIRKIEKSCRIVAEVLEELKSFVRAGITTKEIEVFAENKIYKKGGTPAFKGYRGYPSSICTSVNNQVVHGIPSELRLKEGDILSLDLGVLIDGFYGDSAITLPVGKISPLANRLLKITEDALYIGIDMATPNNRVSDISTVIQKHVESNGFSVVKTFVGHGIGIALHEDPQIPNFGMAGQGPRLRSGMTLAIEPMVNSGRDEVKILDDGWTAVTADNSLSAHFEHTIAISDDGEPKILTKL, encoded by the coding sequence ATGATTATCATAAAGACAGCGGAAGAGATAAGGAAAATCGAAAAATCGTGCCGAATTGTAGCTGAAGTCCTTGAAGAACTTAAATCATTTGTAAGAGCAGGCATTACAACAAAAGAAATAGAAGTTTTTGCTGAGAATAAGATATATAAAAAAGGCGGCACTCCAGCATTTAAGGGGTATAGAGGATACCCATCAAGTATTTGTACTTCTGTGAACAATCAGGTTGTTCATGGAATTCCCTCAGAGCTTAGATTGAAAGAGGGGGACATACTAAGTTTGGATCTAGGTGTTTTAATTGACGGTTTTTATGGGGATAGTGCAATAACTCTTCCTGTCGGAAAGATAAGTCCCCTTGCAAATAGGTTGCTTAAGATTACAGAAGACGCTCTTTATATTGGCATTGACATGGCAACTCCCAATAACAGGGTGAGCGATATATCAACAGTAATACAGAAGCATGTTGAGTCAAACGGTTTTTCAGTAGTCAAGACTTTTGTTGGTCATGGCATTGGTATCGCTCTTCACGAGGATCCGCAGATACCTAATTTTGGTATGGCTGGACAAGGACCACGACTTAGAAGCGGGATGACTCTGGCGATTGAACCCATGGTAAACAGCGGAAGAGATGAAGTGAAAATACTCGATGATGGATGGACAGCTGTAACAGCAGACAATAGTCTCTCTGCGCACTTTGAGCATACGATAGCAATAAGTGATGATGGTGAGCCAAAAATCTTGACGAAACTTTAA
- the secY gene encoding preprotein translocase subunit SecY, whose amino-acid sequence MGALANFQNIFKIPELKNRVLFTFALLIVYRVGCHIPTPGINGEALNEFLTKQAGSFMMFFDMFSGGALSRVTVFALGIMPYISASIIFQLLTVVIPAIGKLAKEGEAGRKKITKYTRYATVVISAIQSFGIAIGLESMADGAFIQNPGWSFRLLTMITLTSGTAFIMWLGEQITERGIGNGISLIIFAGIVARFPNAVVSTFRLMQAGELSIFLLIFLVAMMVAVVGVIIFVERGQRKIPVQYAKRVVGNKVYGGQSTHLPLKINTAGVIPPIFASSIIMFPATIAGFITIPWVQAIAKQLSPGTIFYTLLYVSMIFFFAFFYTAIVFNPMDIADNLKKYGGFVPGIRPGQKTSEYIYKVLSRLTLVGAIYLAVVCIIPEILITKFNVPFYFGGTSLLIVVGVALDTVSQVESHLITRSYEGFLKKGRIKGRRG is encoded by the coding sequence ATGGGAGCTCTTGCAAATTTCCAAAATATATTCAAAATCCCTGAGCTAAAAAACAGGGTTCTTTTTACCTTTGCTCTTCTGATTGTCTATAGGGTTGGCTGTCATATCCCAACACCAGGCATTAACGGCGAAGCACTCAATGAGTTTTTGACAAAACAGGCAGGAAGCTTCATGATGTTCTTTGATATGTTTTCCGGCGGTGCATTATCAAGGGTAACAGTCTTTGCATTAGGAATAATGCCTTACATTAGCGCATCGATTATCTTTCAGCTCCTGACAGTAGTAATCCCTGCAATCGGAAAACTTGCAAAAGAAGGCGAGGCTGGAAGAAAGAAGATAACTAAATACACAAGATACGCAACTGTTGTAATAAGCGCTATACAGTCATTCGGTATTGCAATCGGCCTTGAGAGCATGGCAGATGGAGCATTTATACAAAATCCTGGATGGTCATTCAGGCTTCTTACTATGATAACCCTTACATCTGGAACAGCTTTTATAATGTGGTTGGGTGAACAGATAACAGAGAGAGGAATCGGGAATGGTATCTCTCTTATAATATTTGCCGGTATTGTTGCAAGATTTCCTAATGCAGTTGTCAGTACTTTTAGGTTGATGCAGGCAGGTGAATTATCGATCTTTTTGTTGATATTCCTTGTTGCAATGATGGTTGCTGTTGTAGGCGTAATCATATTTGTTGAAAGAGGGCAGAGAAAAATTCCAGTTCAGTATGCAAAAAGGGTTGTGGGAAATAAAGTCTATGGAGGGCAGAGCACTCATCTGCCTTTAAAGATAAACACAGCAGGCGTTATTCCTCCTATATTTGCGTCTTCAATAATCATGTTCCCTGCAACAATTGCAGGATTTATAACAATCCCATGGGTTCAGGCAATTGCAAAACAACTTTCTCCAGGAACAATTTTTTATACGCTTTTATATGTAAGTATGATTTTCTTTTTTGCATTTTTTTACACAGCGATTGTATTTAACCCAATGGACATAGCTGATAATTTGAAAAAATACGGCGGATTTGTTCCTGGCATAAGACCAGGGCAAAAGACATCGGAGTATATATATAAAGTTCTTTCAAGGCTTACGCTGGTAGGCGCTATTTATCTTGCTGTTGTCTGTATCATACCTGAAATACTTATAACCAAATTCAATGTACCATTCTATTTTGGCGGTACGTCGCTTTTAATTGTTGTAGGTGTTGCGCTGGATACAGTTTCCCAGGTAGAGTCGCATCTCATTACGCGCTCATATGAGGGATTTCTTAAAAAGGGAAGGATAAAAGGCAGAAGGGGATAA
- the infA gene encoding translation initiation factor IF-1, with protein sequence MSKEDNIEVEGTIVETLPNAMFRVKLEKGQIILAYVSGKMRMHFIKILPGDKVTVELSPYDLTKGRITYRFK encoded by the coding sequence ATGTCCAAAGAAGATAATATAGAAGTTGAAGGGACGATAGTCGAGACACTGCCAAACGCAATGTTCCGGGTGAAACTTGAAAAAGGACAGATAATATTGGCGTATGTTTCTGGTAAGATGAGGATGCATTTTATAAAAATACTGCCTGGGGATAAGGTGACAGTTGAACTTTCTCCTTATGATCTTACAAAGGGCAGAATAACTTATAGATTTAAATAG
- the rpmJ gene encoding 50S ribosomal protein L36, giving the protein MKVRSSVKPICAKCKVVKRKGIRRIICENPRHKQRQG; this is encoded by the coding sequence ATGAAAGTAAGATCATCAGTAAAACCTATATGTGCTAAATGCAAAGTTGTTAAGAGAAAAGGGATAAGAAGAATAATTTGCGAAAATCCCAGACATAAACAAAGGCAGGGATAG
- the rpsM gene encoding 30S ribosomal protein S13 codes for MARIAGVDLPKNERIEIGLTRIFGIGRSLSKQILKDTGVNPDIRVKDLKDEDIVKIRASIEKECKVEGDLRRENSMNIKRLTDIGCYRGVRHKQGLPVRGQRTKTNARTRRGPRKTIMGKKKEV; via the coding sequence ATGGCGAGAATTGCCGGAGTGGATTTACCAAAGAACGAACGAATTGAAATAGGACTTACCAGAATATTTGGCATAGGCAGATCTCTGTCTAAACAAATATTGAAAGATACCGGCGTTAATCCTGATATAAGGGTTAAAGACCTGAAAGATGAAGACATCGTAAAGATAAGAGCTTCTATTGAGAAAGAGTGTAAGGTTGAAGGTGATCTTAGACGCGAAAACTCAATGAACATTAAGAGACTTACTGATATTGGATGTTATAGAGGAGTAAGACATAAGCAGGGGCTTCCTGTCAGAGGGCAGAGGACAAAAACAAATGCCCGCACACGCAGAGGGCCAAGAAAAACCATAATGGGCAAGAAGAAAGAGGTATAG